In the genome of Echinimonas agarilytica, one region contains:
- the uvrC gene encoding excinuclease ABC subunit UvrC: protein MTMSSSEFDPKEFLSRVTTSPGVYRMYDGEDTIIYVGKAKNLKNRLSSYFRTQHVSRKTQALVRHICRVEVTVTLSEADALILENNLIKEHSPRYNVLMRDDKSYPYILLSDHQHPRLAFHRGPKRQKGTYFGPFPSGGAVRESLKLLQKVFAVRQCDDSYYANRSRPCLQYQLKRCTGPCVKGLVEDAEYLQQVKDTQHFLQGKHQQLIETLMTRMEEASMDLNFEKAAMVRDQIAALRTVQEQQSVGGETDELDVFAVAASHGICCIQILSVRRGQVLGSRSYFPKVPKGTDVDEVLESFVMQYYMADTVGRSIPSIVVMEQCESDATTIAQALSSVAERSIKLLQGQRGEAKRYLELAKANADITLASKLADRITVEQRFVSLQNVLELSQPIHRMECFDISHTQGDQTVASCVVFNGQGPATSEYRRYNINGITPGDDYAAMEQALSRRFKNVTDPAKVPTLLIIDGGKGQLGKAVEALRGVSWPEDSTPPLLIGIKKGERRKAQFDTLLFAETWEEVETDNTDPSMHLVQHIRDEAHRFAISGHRQQRGKVKRTSSLEQIPGVGDRRRQALLKNFGGLQGIKAASVEALARVPGISKKLAQSIHDHFHP from the coding sequence ATGACGATGTCATCGTCGGAATTTGATCCCAAAGAATTTTTGAGTCGGGTGACTACGTCACCTGGTGTTTATCGCATGTACGATGGTGAAGACACCATAATATACGTGGGTAAAGCAAAAAACCTCAAGAACCGCCTGAGCAGTTATTTTCGCACGCAACATGTCAGCCGTAAAACGCAGGCATTGGTTCGCCATATTTGCCGTGTTGAAGTGACTGTGACTCTGAGCGAAGCCGATGCTTTGATCTTAGAGAATAATCTCATCAAAGAACATTCGCCGCGTTACAACGTATTGATGCGTGATGATAAATCGTACCCCTATATTTTACTCTCCGATCATCAACACCCCAGACTTGCATTTCACCGAGGGCCAAAACGTCAGAAGGGCACATATTTTGGCCCGTTTCCGTCCGGTGGAGCGGTACGCGAAAGCCTTAAATTATTGCAAAAAGTGTTTGCAGTGCGCCAATGCGACGACTCTTATTACGCAAACCGTTCGCGCCCGTGCTTGCAATATCAACTAAAGCGTTGCACTGGTCCTTGCGTGAAAGGGTTGGTTGAAGATGCAGAGTACCTGCAGCAGGTAAAAGACACGCAACATTTTCTGCAGGGCAAACATCAACAACTTATTGAGACATTGATGACGCGAATGGAAGAAGCGTCGATGGATCTAAACTTTGAAAAAGCAGCCATGGTGAGAGATCAAATTGCTGCATTAAGAACGGTGCAAGAGCAACAAAGTGTAGGCGGAGAAACCGATGAACTTGATGTGTTTGCGGTGGCCGCATCTCACGGAATTTGTTGTATTCAGATTTTATCAGTGCGTCGAGGCCAAGTACTCGGCAGCCGAAGTTATTTTCCAAAAGTGCCCAAGGGCACTGACGTTGACGAAGTGCTCGAATCGTTTGTCATGCAGTATTACATGGCCGATACCGTGGGCAGATCGATTCCATCTATTGTGGTGATGGAACAGTGTGAATCCGATGCTACGACCATCGCTCAAGCGCTGAGTTCTGTGGCCGAACGTTCGATTAAGTTACTCCAGGGCCAGCGCGGTGAAGCTAAACGCTATTTAGAGCTGGCAAAGGCAAATGCTGATATTACGCTGGCTTCCAAATTGGCCGACCGTATTACCGTGGAACAGCGCTTTGTGTCGTTGCAAAACGTCTTGGAGTTATCTCAACCCATCCATCGAATGGAGTGTTTCGACATTAGCCACACACAAGGTGACCAAACTGTGGCTTCATGTGTTGTGTTTAATGGGCAGGGACCAGCAACGAGCGAGTATCGACGCTACAATATCAATGGTATTACCCCCGGTGATGATTACGCGGCTATGGAACAGGCGTTATCTCGGCGTTTTAAAAACGTGACCGATCCGGCCAAAGTTCCGACCTTGTTAATTATTGATGGCGGTAAAGGGCAGCTTGGCAAAGCTGTAGAGGCGTTGCGGGGTGTGAGTTGGCCTGAAGACTCCACACCCCCACTTCTTATCGGTATTAAAAAAGGAGAGCGCCGCAAAGCTCAATTTGACACCCTGTTATTTGCTGAGACTTGGGAAGAGGTAGAAACTGACAACACCGACCCTTCCATGCACTTGGTGCAACACATTCGTGATGAAGCCCATCGTTTTGCTATTTCAGGCCATCGCCAGCAGCGCGGTAAAGTAAAACGCACATCATCGTTGGAGCAAATTCCTGGAGTAGGGGACCGACGTCGGCAAGCATTGCTGAAAAATTTTGGTGGCTTACAAGGCATCAAGGCTGCTTCTGTTGAGGCGCTTGCTCGGGTTCCCGGTATTTCAAAAAAACTAGCTCAATCAATTCACGACCACTTTCACCCTTAG
- a CDS encoding integrase arm-type DNA-binding domain-containing protein: MAHATSRLSDSQVKHAKPKQSEYCLADGGGLNLRVLAIGTKTWLLNYQRPGTKKRTNISLGPYPEVTLAAARDLRLEAR, translated from the coding sequence ATGGCCCATGCAACATCGCGCTTATCTGACTCTCAGGTAAAGCATGCTAAACCGAAGCAAAGTGAGTATTGCCTCGCTGATGGTGGTGGCTTAAATCTACGAGTCTTGGCTATTGGCACTAAAACGTGGCTTCTCAATTATCAACGGCCGGGAACCAAAAAGCGCACCAACATTTCCTTAGGCCCTTATCCTGAAGTAACCCTTGCTGCAGCTCGCGATTTGCGCCTAGAAGCGCGCTGA
- the uvrY gene encoding UvrY/SirA/GacA family response regulator transcription factor produces the protein MINVFLVDDHELVRTGIRRILEDVRGIKIVGEADCGEAAVKWCRAHEPDIVLMDMDMPGIGGIEATKKILRYNPDIKIMVLTIHTEDPLPSKVMQAGAFGYLSKNAGHDEVINAIRQVNSGQRYIASDIAQQIALYRIAPGASENPFHDLSDRELQIMMMITKGEKVQDISERLNLSPKTVNSYRYRLFNKLDINGDVELTHLAIRHGMLDSSKL, from the coding sequence TTGATTAATGTTTTTCTAGTCGACGATCATGAACTCGTCCGCACTGGTATTAGACGTATTCTCGAAGATGTTCGAGGCATAAAGATTGTAGGCGAAGCCGACTGTGGAGAGGCGGCGGTAAAGTGGTGTCGTGCACATGAGCCAGACATTGTACTGATGGACATGGATATGCCAGGTATTGGCGGCATTGAAGCCACCAAAAAGATATTGCGCTACAACCCAGATATTAAGATCATGGTGTTAACCATTCATACCGAAGATCCGCTGCCCAGCAAAGTCATGCAAGCGGGAGCCTTTGGCTATCTGTCCAAAAATGCCGGTCACGACGAAGTGATCAACGCTATTCGCCAAGTGAATAGTGGTCAACGGTATATTGCTTCAGATATTGCCCAGCAAATTGCGTTATACCGAATTGCTCCGGGCGCCAGTGAAAATCCATTTCATGACTTGTCCGACCGCGAACTTCAAATCATGATGATGATTACCAAAGGTGAAAAGGTGCAAGACATTTCCGAACGCCTGAACCTAAGCCCTAAAACAGTCAACAGTTATCGTTACAGGCTATTCAATAAGTTAGATATTAACGGTGATGTTGAACTGACCCATCTCGCAATTCGTCATGGCATGTTGGACAGTAGTAAGCTTTAA
- the pgsA gene encoding CDP-diacylglycerol--glycerol-3-phosphate 3-phosphatidyltransferase: protein MYTLPNILTLFRIGLIPVFLLAFYLPLENSHFWATLVFFIASMTDMLDGYLARRLEQTSPLGAFLDPVADKIIVAVALVLVAVDFNEIWITVPAMIIISREIVISALREWMASIGKSAQVAVGQIGKIKTTAQMLCLGGLVWQQSEFMIWLAVALLYVAAALTIWSMVIYLSSAWKYLEQKDIN from the coding sequence ATGTATACGCTTCCGAATATTTTGACGTTATTCCGCATAGGTCTAATCCCAGTTTTTTTACTCGCATTCTACCTGCCGCTCGAAAACTCGCATTTTTGGGCTACGTTAGTCTTTTTCATTGCATCCATGACAGACATGCTAGACGGCTATTTGGCTCGGCGCTTAGAACAAACCTCACCACTGGGTGCATTTTTAGACCCCGTGGCCGACAAAATCATTGTTGCCGTAGCCTTGGTATTGGTGGCGGTGGATTTCAATGAAATTTGGATCACTGTACCCGCTATGATCATCATCAGTCGCGAAATTGTGATTTCAGCACTTCGCGAATGGATGGCATCAATAGGTAAAAGTGCGCAGGTTGCGGTGGGGCAAATCGGAAAAATCAAAACAACGGCTCAAATGTTATGTTTGGGCGGTTTAGTATGGCAACAATCAGAGTTTATGATCTGGCTGGCTGTTGCTCTATTGTACGTGGCCGCAGCGCTAACAATTTGGTCCATGGTTATTTATCTGTCTTCAGCTTGGAAATACCTCGAACAAAAGGATATAAATTAA